The proteins below are encoded in one region of Aquisphaera giovannonii:
- a CDS encoding Uma2 family endonuclease, with product MATSSARPGEAQGHQTVADLLDRLGGIPARRVRLRPTPGTATERDVVAIHDHENRLCELVDGVLAEKVTGFDESIEALLLASALMNYLRVHDLGKVVGADGMMRLIPGLVRIPDVAFLSWGRFPKGRRRRGEIPAVVPDLVVEILSRGNTRKEMARKLGEYFRAGVRLVWYVEPRTKTVRVDSSPDEVVALGEGDSLDGGDVLPGFALPICPWLDEAARSGPRP from the coding sequence ATGGCCACGTCGTCCGCCCGCCCGGGCGAGGCTCAGGGTCATCAGACCGTCGCCGACCTGCTCGATCGACTGGGAGGCATCCCCGCGCGTCGCGTCCGGCTCAGGCCGACACCGGGGACGGCCACCGAGCGCGACGTGGTCGCGATCCACGATCACGAGAACCGGCTGTGCGAGCTGGTCGATGGGGTGCTGGCGGAGAAGGTCACGGGCTTCGACGAATCGATCGAGGCCCTCCTCCTGGCCTCGGCGCTGATGAACTATCTGCGTGTCCACGACCTCGGCAAGGTCGTCGGCGCCGACGGGATGATGAGGTTGATCCCGGGCCTGGTCCGGATCCCGGACGTCGCCTTCCTCTCCTGGGGACGCTTCCCCAAGGGCAGGCGTCGTCGGGGGGAGATCCCGGCCGTCGTCCCCGACCTGGTCGTCGAGATCCTGAGCCGGGGGAACACGCGGAAGGAGATGGCCCGGAAGCTCGGGGAGTATTTCCGGGCCGGGGTGCGGCTCGTCTGGTACGTCGAGCCCAGGACGAAGACGGTGCGCGTCGACTCGTCGCCCGATGAGGTCGTCGCCCTCGGAGAGGGGGATTCGCTCGACGGCGGCGACGTCCTGCCGGGCTTCGCCCTGCCGATCTGCCCCTGGCTCGACGAGGCCGCACGCTCGGGGCCCAGGCCGTAA
- the frr gene encoding ribosome recycling factor — MSIEEIALEAEDRMEKSVTLLTDQLRGVRTGRANTGLVDSVRVDYYGSSTPLKQLANLSTPEPQQILIRPFDQSVVGDIVKAIQASDLGLTPNSDGKVIRLNVPSLSVEQRKKLSNRVKDLAEEARVAIRNIRRDANKQAEVEQSEKILTEDDLATCKDEIQALTKKFETKVNEIAEKKAAEILEV; from the coding sequence ATGAGCATCGAAGAGATCGCGCTGGAAGCCGAAGATCGGATGGAGAAGAGCGTCACCCTGCTGACCGATCAGCTCCGCGGCGTTCGGACCGGCAGGGCGAACACCGGCCTGGTGGATTCCGTCCGCGTCGACTACTACGGCTCCTCCACGCCCCTGAAGCAGCTCGCCAACCTCAGCACGCCGGAGCCGCAGCAGATCCTGATCCGCCCGTTCGACCAGTCGGTCGTGGGCGACATCGTCAAGGCGATCCAGGCGAGCGACCTCGGCCTGACGCCGAACTCCGACGGCAAGGTGATCCGCCTCAACGTCCCCAGCCTGTCCGTCGAGCAGCGGAAGAAGCTCTCCAACCGCGTGAAGGACCTGGCCGAGGAGGCCCGCGTGGCGATCCGCAACATCCGCCGCGACGCCAACAAGCAGGCCGAGGTCGAGCAGTCCGAGAAGATCCTCACCGAGGACGACCTCGCGACCTGCAAGGATGAGATCCAGGCGCTGACCAAGAAGTTCGAGACCAAGGTCAACGAGATCGCCGAGAAGAAGGCCGCGGAGATCCTCGAGGTCTGA
- a CDS encoding nucleotide sugar dehydrogenase, translating into MNVTSTIKSGPRHRDLMAKIESTTVRVGIVGLGYVGLPLARAFAERGIAVLGFDTDPGKIEKLERGESYIGHIPDEVIREMREHRFEATNSLSRLDEPDAIIICVPTPLTDAREPDLAFVVNSVRLIGERLRPGQLIVLESTTYPGTTREVVLPLLQARGLKAGDDFFLAFSPEREDPGNPKFSAPTIPKVVGGLDPASLELAAALYARVVVRVVPVSSPEVAEACKILENTYRAVNIALVNELKVLYDRMGINVWEVIEAAKSKPFGFSAFYPGPGLGGHCIPIDPFYLAWVARKYGMATRFIELAGEINTSMPSYVVSRVADALNDDGKAVRGSKVTLLGMAYKKDVDDPRESPGFELMEMLMSKGAEVDYNDPHIPTLPPMRHYPDLRMSSRELTADYLRSRDCILIVTDHSAYDWPSIARDARLIVDTRNATKDVVGGRARVVRA; encoded by the coding sequence ATGAACGTGACCAGCACGATCAAAAGTGGGCCGAGACATCGTGATCTCATGGCGAAAATCGAGTCGACGACGGTGCGCGTTGGGATCGTCGGGCTGGGTTACGTCGGTCTGCCGCTCGCTCGCGCGTTCGCCGAGAGAGGGATTGCGGTGCTGGGTTTCGATACCGATCCGGGCAAGATCGAGAAGCTGGAGCGCGGGGAAAGCTACATCGGCCACATCCCGGACGAGGTCATTCGGGAGATGAGAGAGCATCGCTTTGAAGCGACAAATTCGCTCTCCCGTCTGGACGAGCCGGACGCGATCATCATCTGCGTTCCGACCCCTCTGACCGACGCTCGCGAGCCGGACCTGGCATTCGTGGTCAACTCCGTGAGGTTGATCGGGGAGCGGCTCAGGCCCGGTCAGCTCATCGTGCTGGAGAGCACCACCTACCCCGGCACGACTAGGGAGGTCGTCCTCCCACTGCTTCAGGCCCGTGGTCTGAAGGCGGGTGACGACTTCTTCCTGGCCTTCAGCCCCGAGCGCGAGGACCCGGGCAACCCCAAGTTCTCCGCCCCGACCATCCCCAAGGTCGTCGGCGGCCTCGACCCGGCGAGCCTGGAACTGGCCGCCGCGCTCTATGCCAGGGTCGTCGTCCGCGTGGTGCCTGTCTCCAGCCCGGAGGTCGCGGAGGCCTGCAAGATCCTGGAGAACACCTACCGCGCCGTCAACATCGCCCTGGTCAACGAGCTGAAGGTCCTCTACGACCGGATGGGGATCAACGTCTGGGAAGTCATCGAGGCGGCGAAGAGCAAGCCGTTCGGCTTCAGCGCGTTCTACCCGGGTCCAGGCCTGGGGGGGCACTGCATCCCGATTGATCCCTTCTACCTCGCCTGGGTGGCCCGCAAGTATGGCATGGCGACCCGGTTCATCGAGCTGGCCGGGGAGATCAACACCTCCATGCCTTCCTACGTGGTCAGCCGGGTGGCCGACGCGCTGAACGACGACGGGAAGGCGGTCAGGGGGAGCAAAGTCACCCTCCTAGGCATGGCCTACAAGAAGGACGTGGACGACCCCCGCGAGTCGCCGGGCTTCGAACTGATGGAGATGTTGATGAGCAAGGGGGCGGAAGTTGATTACAACGACCCGCACATCCCAACCCTTCCTCCGATGCGCCACTACCCCGACCTGAGGATGTCAAGTCGCGAGCTGACTGCCGACTACTTACGCTCCAGGGACTGCATCTTGATCGTGACAGATCATTCGGCCTACGATTGGCCATCGATCGCTCGAGATGCCCGGCTCATCGTCGATACTCGCAACGCGACGAAGGATGTCGTCGGGGGCCGGGCGAGGGTGGTGCGCGCCTAG
- the rpsB gene encoding 30S ribosomal protein S2, which produces MSLVVKDLIDAGVHFGHRASRWNPKMKPYIYGKRNLIHIIDLKETVRGLLRATKFFSRIAASNGLILFVGTKRQAAETIIEECGRTGMPYVTERWLGGTLTNFRTIRSRLDRLEELETILDGEQALSYSKKMISTLGRERKKIERNLSGIRNMTRLPEALMVIDPRREHIAVAEARKLGLKVVALLDTDCDPDLIDLPIPGNDDSMRSIDLVIKRLTEAILEGKAAAPPEPPPSAEPARGDRDRGGDRGRRGPGQGGLRVGPPRMPGIVPPKPAAAPAPAAEAGATEPAPAAEPTPDAEPTPAAEPAPAAEPAPASEPAPDAPADDSAGA; this is translated from the coding sequence GTGTCGCTCGTCGTCAAGGACCTGATCGATGCCGGCGTGCATTTCGGCCACAGGGCCAGCCGCTGGAACCCGAAGATGAAGCCGTACATCTACGGCAAGCGCAACCTGATCCACATCATCGACCTGAAGGAGACCGTCCGCGGCCTGCTGCGGGCGACCAAGTTCTTCAGCCGCATCGCCGCCTCCAACGGCCTGATCCTCTTCGTCGGCACCAAGAGGCAGGCGGCCGAGACGATCATCGAGGAATGCGGCCGCACGGGCATGCCCTACGTGACGGAGCGCTGGCTGGGCGGCACGCTCACCAACTTCCGGACCATCCGCAGCCGGCTCGACCGCCTGGAGGAGCTGGAGACGATCCTCGACGGCGAGCAGGCGCTGAGCTACTCCAAGAAGATGATCTCCACGCTCGGCCGCGAGCGCAAGAAGATCGAGCGGAACCTGAGCGGCATCCGGAACATGACCCGGCTGCCCGAGGCCCTGATGGTGATCGACCCGCGCCGCGAGCACATCGCCGTGGCGGAGGCCCGCAAGCTCGGGCTGAAGGTCGTGGCCCTGCTGGATACCGACTGCGACCCGGACCTGATCGACCTGCCGATCCCCGGCAACGACGACAGCATGCGGTCGATCGACCTGGTGATCAAGCGGCTGACCGAGGCGATCCTCGAGGGCAAGGCGGCGGCGCCGCCGGAACCCCCGCCGTCGGCCGAGCCGGCCCGCGGGGACCGGGATCGCGGCGGCGACCGCGGCCGTCGCGGCCCGGGTCAAGGCGGCCTCCGCGTCGGCCCGCCCCGCATGCCGGGCATCGTCCCGCCGAAGCCCGCGGCCGCGCCGGCGCCCGCCGCCGAGGCCGGCGCCACCGAGCCCGCCCCCGCCGCCGAGCCGACGCCGGACGCCGAGCCCACGCCGGCGGCCGAGCCCGCACCGGCGGCCGAGCCGGCCCCGGCCTCCGAGCCGGCTCCGGACGCCCCCGCCGACGACTCAGCCGGCGCCTGA
- the pyrH gene encoding UMP kinase — protein MEGTTTGTPAFRRILLKLSGESFCRPGGSGISVDEVSRIARQASRVASLGVELAIVVGGGNILRGGQLSRDNDVIKEATAHYMGMTATVINGLALQDAMEGLGCETRLMTTIRMEEVAEPFIRRRALSHLSKGRVIILATGTGSPFVTTDTAAALRGKELGVDVILKATRVDGIFSADPEKNPHAVLYPHLTCEQVLADQLKVMDLTAIGMCMENHLPILVFNFKKEGNIERAVLGEPIGTWVSAGPRPRSSSPPAT, from the coding sequence ATGGAAGGCACGACGACAGGCACGCCGGCGTTCCGGCGGATCCTCCTGAAGCTCTCGGGCGAGAGCTTCTGCCGGCCCGGCGGATCGGGCATCAGCGTGGACGAGGTCAGCCGGATCGCCCGCCAGGCCTCCCGCGTGGCCTCGCTGGGCGTGGAGCTGGCGATCGTCGTGGGGGGCGGGAACATCCTCCGGGGCGGCCAGCTCAGCCGCGACAACGACGTGATCAAGGAGGCGACGGCCCACTACATGGGCATGACCGCGACCGTGATCAACGGCCTGGCCCTCCAGGACGCCATGGAGGGGCTCGGCTGCGAGACCCGGCTGATGACGACGATCCGCATGGAGGAGGTCGCAGAGCCCTTCATCCGGCGGCGGGCCCTCTCCCACCTCTCCAAGGGCCGGGTCATCATCCTGGCGACCGGGACCGGCAGCCCCTTCGTCACCACCGACACGGCGGCGGCCCTCCGCGGCAAGGAGCTGGGGGTGGACGTCATCCTGAAGGCCACCCGGGTGGACGGCATCTTCTCCGCCGACCCGGAGAAGAACCCGCACGCGGTGCTCTACCCGCACCTCACCTGCGAGCAGGTGCTCGCGGACCAGCTCAAGGTGATGGACCTCACCGCCATCGGCATGTGCATGGAGAATCACCTGCCGATCCTCGTGTTCAACTTCAAGAAGGAAGGCAACATCGAGCGTGCCGTCCTGGGCGAGCCGATCGGCACCTGGGTGAGCGCCGGGCCTCGCCCCCGCTCCTCCTCGCCCCCGGCGACCTGA
- a CDS encoding translation elongation factor Ts — MAEITAQAVNEFRKKTGLGLMECKKLLQEADGDLKKAETLAKERGLKQAELRAGRAAKAGRVEVYIHHDAKSGVLVELNCETDFVARNEEFKQLAKDLALHIMAANPLYIKREDVPEQAVDEQKRIFMEQVADKPANIQEKIALGKIDSWFAESVLMDQKFVKDEAKSVRDVIMAVNARTGENISVARFARFIVGEGR; from the coding sequence ATGGCCGAGATCACGGCTCAGGCGGTGAACGAGTTTCGCAAGAAGACCGGCCTGGGGTTGATGGAGTGCAAGAAGCTGCTGCAGGAGGCCGACGGCGACCTGAAGAAGGCGGAGACGCTGGCCAAGGAGAGGGGCCTGAAGCAGGCCGAGCTCCGCGCCGGGCGCGCCGCGAAGGCCGGCCGGGTCGAGGTCTACATCCACCACGACGCCAAGTCGGGGGTGCTGGTCGAGCTCAACTGCGAGACCGACTTCGTGGCCCGCAACGAGGAGTTCAAGCAGCTCGCGAAGGACCTGGCGCTGCACATCATGGCGGCCAACCCGCTGTACATCAAGCGCGAGGACGTACCCGAGCAGGCCGTGGACGAGCAGAAGCGGATCTTCATGGAGCAGGTCGCCGACAAGCCGGCGAACATCCAGGAGAAGATCGCGCTCGGCAAGATCGACTCCTGGTTCGCCGAGAGCGTCCTCATGGACCAGAAGTTCGTCAAGGACGAGGCGAAGTCGGTCCGCGACGTGATCATGGCGGTGAACGCCCGGACGGGCGAGAACATCTCGGTGGCCCGCTTCGCCCGGTTCATCGTCGGCGAAGGCCGCTGA
- a CDS encoding FHA domain-containing protein — translation MTTSGISLFRKACGLDEPLVLECRATAAANGSRRFHEFPLPYVMVGRDTQSDLCLPGSGVSRTHAYIQAVDGRLLCTDLGSRTGLTWVDDRGGGDAGWLDADRVLRIDDHEIRRVDRMMTVPANHPESRSLPSPAQQPGHPAAVPVTALELPFRVEGIENLWAIEAPLAMIGRSDRCQMVLSDESISRFHAALLRTSLGLWIVDLHSRTGVWVNGMQIRWAWLDQGDAIRVGRLTFTMRYPRSSPAIGRREVPLETGAAPVDAAGPSRAIVVRPRPARELSVTARPPARLAPLPPAGRAEVIFPTSALESPGGTLDPGPADAFPAFLWQQQMRMMESFHDDMMAFVNNFMLLHGDQSSRLRGELERVEELTRELNSLKEKLTPLPAPTDDRTAARAPASGARTAQEPGVAADRPSRKQRLSEPTNDAGPPRPAPSDRAESPRTDHAAKPPAPSPSPVDGHGLLAERIISLQRRRQGYWQKLISQIAGNGSPPV, via the coding sequence ATGACGACATCCGGAATCAGTCTTTTCCGCAAGGCATGCGGTCTGGATGAGCCGCTCGTACTGGAATGCCGCGCGACGGCCGCTGCCAACGGCAGTCGCCGGTTCCACGAATTCCCGCTGCCCTATGTGATGGTGGGGCGAGACACGCAATCCGACTTATGCTTGCCCGGTTCCGGCGTGAGCCGTACTCATGCTTACATACAGGCCGTCGACGGCCGGCTTCTCTGCACCGACCTCGGGAGCCGCACGGGCCTGACCTGGGTCGACGACCGCGGGGGAGGAGACGCGGGGTGGCTCGACGCGGATCGCGTCTTGCGGATCGATGACCACGAGATCCGCCGCGTCGACAGGATGATGACCGTCCCGGCCAATCACCCCGAGTCGAGATCCCTCCCCTCACCGGCCCAGCAACCCGGCCATCCCGCCGCGGTCCCCGTGACAGCCCTTGAATTGCCCTTCAGGGTCGAAGGGATCGAGAATTTGTGGGCCATCGAGGCGCCGTTGGCGATGATCGGCCGCAGCGATCGCTGCCAGATGGTGCTCTCGGATGAAAGCATATCACGATTTCACGCTGCCCTGCTTCGCACGAGTCTGGGCCTCTGGATCGTGGATCTCCACTCCAGGACGGGCGTCTGGGTGAATGGAATGCAGATACGTTGGGCCTGGCTCGATCAAGGGGACGCGATCCGGGTCGGTCGGCTGACGTTCACGATGCGCTATCCGCGATCGTCGCCGGCCATCGGCCGTCGGGAAGTCCCGCTGGAAACCGGGGCCGCGCCGGTCGACGCGGCCGGACCTTCGAGGGCAATCGTCGTTCGGCCACGGCCCGCCCGGGAACTCTCCGTGACCGCGAGGCCGCCCGCCAGACTCGCCCCGTTGCCCCCGGCCGGGCGGGCCGAGGTGATCTTTCCCACGTCCGCATTGGAATCGCCTGGCGGAACGCTCGACCCCGGCCCCGCAGACGCCTTCCCGGCCTTCCTGTGGCAGCAGCAGATGCGGATGATGGAGTCGTTCCACGACGACATGATGGCATTCGTTAACAATTTCATGTTGCTTCACGGGGACCAATCCTCCAGGCTCCGGGGGGAGCTCGAGCGCGTGGAGGAGCTGACGCGAGAGCTGAACTCGCTCAAGGAGAAGTTGACCCCGCTCCCGGCCCCGACCGACGACAGGACCGCGGCCAGGGCCCCGGCATCCGGCGCCCGGACCGCGCAGGAGCCGGGTGTCGCCGCCGACCGCCCTTCTCGGAAGCAACGATTATCCGAGCCGACGAACGACGCCGGCCCTCCACGGCCGGCTCCCTCAGACCGGGCGGAGTCGCCGCGGACCGATCACGCCGCCAAACCGCCCGCTCCTTCGCCGTCCCCGGTCGACGGCCATGGCCTGCTGGCCGAGAGGATCATCTCCCTCCAACGTAGGCGCCAAGGCTACTGGCAGAAACTCATCAGCCAGATCGCCGGCAATGGCTCCCCGCCCGTCTAG